The DNA segment CCGCCGCCCGCGCCGCTGCCAGCGCGGCGTCGTCGTCGGCGTCCTCGTCGATTTCCCACGGCTGCTCGACCCACGTGGCCGCCGGCTCGTCGTCGTCGATGCTCATCGCGTATCCGCCTCCGCCGACCAGGCAGCGCGTCCAGCCGGTCCGGTCACTGCGGCGACATGGTCGGCCAGCACCTGGCGGACCCGCTCCCCGACCCGGGCGAGCACGGCACGCCGGGCCGGATGGCCCTCGACCGGCACGGTCCGCGGCGCCCCGAACGACAATCCGACCGTCGAGCGCCGCCGCGGAGCTCGATCAGCCGCGCCGCCGGGGCCTCGCGTCCCCTGGACCGCGACCGGGACGATCGGGGCTCCCGTGGCGGCGACGAGATAGGCCACCGGATGCCGCAGATGGGTGACTTCTCCTGTGCCACAACGGCCTTCGGGGAACATCGCCACCGCACGTCCAGCGACCAGCAGCGCCGCGGCCTGGTGCAGCGACTCGCGATCGGGATGGTCCTGATCGAACGGCAGTTGGCCCAGCGCGCGCAGGATGCGATCGCCGGCACCGCCCGCGGACAGCTGCCCGGCCATGAGGTGCACCGGCCGCGGACTGGCCGCCAGCAGCACCGCGCCGTCCAGCACGGCCACGTGCTGGCAGACCAGGATGACCGGCCCTCGCCGGGGCACCAGGGACTCCCCCGACGTCTCGATCCGGTACGCCAGGCCCAGCGCGCTGCGCAGCAGGTTGCGCACGTTGGCCGCGACGACGGCCGACGGCAGGACGACGTCGTACGCCGGAGGCGTCGCCAACGGTCCCTGGTCGGCGGCGCGCAC comes from the Actinomycetota bacterium genome and includes:
- a CDS encoding 1-acyl-sn-glycerol-3-phosphate acyltransferase, with amino-acid sequence MASVTVRAADQGPLATPPAYDVVLPSAVVAANVRNLLRSALGLAYRIETSGESLVPRRGPVILVCQHVAVLDGAVLLAASPRPVHLMAGQLSAGGAGDRILRALGQLPFDQDHPDRESLHQAAALLVAGRAVAMFPEGRCGTGEVTHLRHPVAYLVAATGAPIVPVAVQGTRGPGGAADRAPRRRSTVGLSFGAPRTVPVEGHPARRAVLARVGERVRQVLADHVAAVTGPAGRAAWSAEADTR